A stretch of Tripterygium wilfordii isolate XIE 37 chromosome 11, ASM1340144v1, whole genome shotgun sequence DNA encodes these proteins:
- the LOC120008738 gene encoding uncharacterized protein LOC120008738, translating to MDSSEGQILGVDIEDRIVPRTARELYEMEQLRKTNPLEFSREGEGFEAGEWLCQMSRRLDTLAIPDNRRMMLISYYLRGIAFEWWDSLDQRKNDLTWYTKKYEELYKYGKKYALDDESKVEKYRDGLLSSICRMVIASRARTYDETVDMALELERGEHNSHQYWDVQKGLEALTISGSGGGSQKKLRTEFQGLRGQKVDQGKGLGPRDGKIVCFKCDREGHKKNQCTIMGVKCFGCGMIGHRKHECPQSGRALE from the exons ATGGACAGCAGTGAGGGGCAGATTTTAGGAGTTGATATTGAGGATAGAATTGTGCCTAGGACGGCACGAGAGTTATATGAGATGGAGCAGCTGCGTAAGACAAATCCCCTAGAGTTTTCTAGAGAGGGGGAGGGTTTTGAGGCTGGGGAGTGGTTGTGCCAGATGAGCAGGCGATTGGATACCTTGGCCATACCAGACAATAGAAGGATGATGttgatctcatattatttgaggGGGATAGCTTTCgagtggtgggattccttggatcaaaggaagaatgatttgacttgg TATACCAAGAAGTATGAGGAGTTGTACAAGTATGGGAAGAAGTATGCTCTAGATGATGAAAGCAAAGTTGAGAAATATCGAGACGGTCTACTTTCGAGCATCTGTAggatggtgattgcttctagggcgaggACTTATGATGAGACGGTGGATATGGCACTAGAGTTAGAGCGAGGAGAGCACAACTCCCACCAGTATTGGGATGTGCAGAAAGGTCTTGAAGCTTTAACAATTAGTGGCAGTGGAGGAGGTAGCCAGAAGAAATTGAGGACTGAGTTTCAGGGCTTGAGGGGCCAGAAGGTTGATCAAGGCAAAGGTTTGGGGCCAAGGGATGGCAAGATTGTGTGTTTCAAGTGCGACCGGGAGGGCCATAAGAAGAATCAGTGCACCATCATGGGAGTCAAGTGTTTTGGGTGTGGTATGATCGGTCATAGGAAGCATGAGTGTCCACAGAGTGGCAGAGCTTTAGAGTAG
- the LOC120008737 gene encoding uncharacterized mitochondrial protein AtMg00810-like, with translation MDIHSAFINGDLTEEVYMKQPPRYPTTNPDLVCWLHKSLYGLKQVSRQWNAKFSSVLLAFGFRQSKCDYSLFTLRKCLDFIVLLLYVDDMVIGRTCEALITSVKLYLHECFNIKDLGAMKYFLGLEICSSSSGLILNQRKYTLDLLHDAGFLNAKPLTSPTELNTHISIHSGTSLDDPSCYHQLIGRLMYLTLTRLNINYIVNNLSQFLQQPSDKHLQAAHCVLRYVLRYLKGSPRQGLFFLFTHSFELHAFCNSDWGGYLDSHRFVSGFCIILGGSLVSWKSKKQHIVSLSSAEVEYRAMPNTYNELVWLSTLLTDFYVPHSRPIPLHCDSKVAIHIGNNLIFHEHTKHIEMDCHVVHEKVHFGFLQLLHISSTEQPSDLLTKPIIVNQIQYLLCKLNVLDAHRSPCGGC, from the coding sequence ATGGATATACATAGTGCATTCATCAATGGTGACCTTACGGAAGAGGTCTATATGAAACAGCCTCCCAGGTATCCCACTACAAATCCAGACCTTGTTTGTTGGTTACACAAGTCACTTTATGGGTTAAAACAAGTGTCTCGTCAGTGGAATGCAAAATTTAGCTCGGTTCTTCTTGCTTTTGGCTTTCGTCAATCCAAATGTGATTATTCTCTCTTCACTTTGCGCAAATGTCTAGATTtcattgttcttttgctttacgTGGATGACATGGTGATTGGACGAACATGTGAAGCACTTATTACTTCTGTTAAGCTTTATCTTCATGAGTGTTTCAATATCAAGGATTTGGGTGCTATGAAATACTTTCTTGGGCTTGAAATTTGTAGTTCTTCTTCTGGTTTAATCCTCAATCAACGAAAGTATACGCTGGATCTTTTGCATGATGCTGGTTTCTTGAATGCCAAGCCTCTCACTTCCCCAACAGAATTGAATACTCATATTTCTATACACTCGGGCACCAGTCTTGATGATCCTTCTTGTTATCATCAGTTGATTGGTCGTCTTATGTATCTCACTTTGACACGTCTTAACATCAACTACATCGTCAATAATTTGAGTCAATTTTTGCAGCAACCTTCTGATAAACATCTCCAGGCTGCTCACTGTGTCCTCCGCTATGTCCTCCGCTATTTGAAAGGTTCCCCTAGACAAGGCTTGTTCTTTCTTTTCACACATTcttttgagcttcatgcttttTGCAATTCTGATTGGGGGGGTTATCTCGATTCTCATAGATTTGTTAGTGGCTTTTGTATCATATTAGGTGGCTCTCTTGTGTCATGGAAGTCCAAGAAACAACACATTGTTTCTCTTTCTTCTGCGGAGGTCGAGTATCGTGCCATGCCAAACACTTACAATGAACTAGTTTGGCTCTCTACTTTACTTACGGACTTCTATGTTCCTCATTCCCGGCCCATTCCTTTGCATTGCGACAGCAAGGTTGCTATTCACATTGGGAACAATCTCATATTTCATGAACATACTAAGCATATCGAAATGGATTGTCATGTTGTTCATGAGAAGGTTCACTTTGGTTTCCTACAACTCCTGCACATCTCCTCAACTGAACAACCTAGTGACTTACTCACCAAACCGATCATTGTGAATCAAATTCAGTATTTACTTTGCAAGCTGAACGTTCTTGATGCTCACCGTTCACCTTGTGGGGGGTGTTGA